A window of Rhizobium acidisoli contains these coding sequences:
- a CDS encoding acetylxylan esterase, protein MSIPTTHPFAFDPTYGMRLEELLAVEPPEEPGGFDAFWEARYQKALTVDPQPVLSRSQLTHPDWHVLDLVYLSTDAFRIGGWLLLPREGQVRRGLVVGHGYGGRDRPDFDLPVKETALIFPCCRGLSLSRHPPISENPSWHVLHDIDKKDSYIIGGCVEDIWLAVSTLAALYPWLSGHVGYSGISFGGGVGAMAIAYDPRIDRGHLALPSFGHQPLRLELPSVGSAQGVQEYQAEHGNVLETLRFFDAATAARRIRVPMLTAVALFDPSVAPPCQFAVANSIPKFNEIFILDAGHFDYPGSAEQEAVLRDKIGQFFRVP, encoded by the coding sequence ATGAGCATTCCTACAACACATCCCTTCGCCTTCGACCCGACCTACGGCATGCGGCTCGAAGAGCTTCTTGCGGTCGAGCCGCCGGAGGAGCCTGGTGGTTTCGACGCATTCTGGGAGGCGCGGTATCAAAAGGCGCTGACAGTCGATCCGCAGCCGGTGCTTTCCCGGAGCCAGCTCACCCATCCCGATTGGCACGTGCTCGACCTCGTCTATCTCTCCACAGATGCGTTCCGGATCGGCGGCTGGCTGCTCCTGCCGCGTGAGGGGCAGGTACGGCGCGGTCTCGTCGTCGGCCATGGTTACGGCGGGCGCGACCGTCCGGATTTCGATCTGCCGGTCAAGGAAACGGCGCTCATCTTTCCCTGCTGCCGCGGGCTGTCGCTGAGCCGCCATCCGCCGATTTCCGAGAACCCTTCCTGGCATGTGCTGCATGATATCGACAAGAAGGATTCCTATATCATCGGCGGCTGCGTCGAGGATATCTGGCTTGCAGTCTCGACGCTCGCAGCCCTCTATCCCTGGCTTTCAGGGCATGTCGGTTATAGCGGCATCAGCTTCGGCGGCGGCGTCGGGGCGATGGCGATCGCCTATGATCCGCGCATCGACCGCGGGCATCTCGCGCTTCCAAGCTTCGGGCACCAGCCGCTGCGCCTCGAACTGCCGAGCGTCGGCAGCGCGCAAGGAGTGCAGGAATATCAGGCGGAACATGGAAACGTGCTGGAGACGCTGCGCTTCTTCGATGCGGCGACGGCGGCGCGGCGGATCAGGGTGCCGATGCTGACGGCGGTGGCGCTTTTCGATCCTTCGGTCGCGCCGCCCTGCCAGTTCGCTGTCGCCAATTCGATACCGAAATTTAATGAAATCTTCATCCTGGACGCCGGGCATTTCGACTACCCTGGAAGTGCTGAGCAAGAGGCGGTTCTCCGCGACAAGATCGGACAGTTCTTCAGGGTGCCATGA
- a CDS encoding arginase family protein, which yields MTDSRSKTLRLHMPQWQGGNLSDYHLSSELLSWLLPPSDGPDETVPVPSPGGPGSLRMEDGILAKTALLEQVRSARRAIEKHRPDKILTIGGDCLVDLAPIAYLNKHYGRVGVLWIDAHPDVQTPKETPHAHAQVLGMLLGQGAATSRRKSKITSTPLW from the coding sequence ATGACCGATTCACGCTCGAAGACCCTCCGATTGCACATGCCGCAATGGCAAGGCGGCAATCTCAGCGACTATCACCTGAGTTCAGAGCTGCTCTCCTGGCTTCTGCCGCCCTCCGACGGCCCGGATGAAACCGTGCCGGTCCCCTCTCCCGGCGGCCCAGGATCACTCAGGATGGAAGACGGAATCCTCGCAAAGACGGCGCTTCTCGAGCAGGTCCGTTCCGCCCGCCGAGCGATCGAGAAGCATCGACCGGATAAAATCCTCACCATCGGCGGCGATTGCCTCGTCGATCTCGCTCCGATCGCTTATCTCAACAAACACTATGGCAGGGTCGGCGTGTTGTGGATCGACGCACACCCCGATGTGCAGACGCCGAAGGAAACACCCCATGCCCATGCGCAAGTGCTCGGAATGCTCCTTGGCCAGGGCGCCGCGACTTCGCGGCGGAAGTCGAAAATCACGTCGACCCCGCTTTGGTGA
- a CDS encoding Rap1a/Tai family immunity protein, with the protein MSGILIATLLATVSAKIPAGLSSGDVLYSDCSGSRQFVVGYVAGWLDKWNSDEYLARRIFTEAAPRPSRMVNSAHFAIAVGVNVCIPTGTTAEAIGNTLCTFLEENPGIREATGDELMMTLAHYKYHCPIP; encoded by the coding sequence ATGTCGGGCATTCTTATCGCCACCCTGTTGGCAACGGTTTCAGCAAAGATTCCCGCCGGATTATCCAGCGGTGACGTTCTCTATTCTGATTGCAGCGGGTCCCGGCAGTTTGTCGTCGGGTATGTTGCCGGCTGGTTGGACAAATGGAATAGTGACGAGTATCTCGCCCGTCGCATTTTTACCGAGGCCGCTCCCAGACCCAGCAGGATGGTGAACTCGGCGCATTTTGCAATCGCCGTTGGTGTTAACGTCTGCATTCCAACCGGGACCACGGCGGAAGCGATCGGCAATACGCTATGCACGTTCCTCGAAGAGAATCCCGGCATACGCGAGGCGACCGGCGACGAGCTGATGATGACCTTGGCTCATTATAAGTACCACTGCCCGATTCCTTAG
- a CDS encoding O-methyltransferase — MDNRIEEVLDIYHGMIETERNSPREQPPGGRDGGQDKRLRAVGPETGQFINILARSLKAPIILELGTSFGYSGIWLAEAARATGGRLITMEMHDYKSAYARDMAVKAGLADHVEFKVGDAVQMIGALSEGIDFVLVDLWKDLYLPCLEAFYPKLNPGAIIVADNMIRPGGEDVRRYGEAIRAKLGISSVLLPVGSGLEVSRFDRG; from the coding sequence ATGGACAACCGGATCGAGGAAGTGCTCGACATCTATCACGGGATGATCGAGACGGAGCGCAACAGCCCGCGCGAGCAGCCTCCCGGCGGCCGCGATGGAGGGCAGGATAAGCGGCTGCGCGCGGTCGGGCCGGAGACCGGGCAGTTCATCAATATTCTCGCCAGGAGCCTCAAGGCGCCGATCATTCTCGAACTCGGCACCTCCTTCGGCTATTCCGGGATATGGCTGGCGGAAGCCGCCCGCGCTACCGGCGGCCGGCTGATCACCATGGAAATGCACGATTACAAGTCGGCCTATGCGCGCGACATGGCCGTCAAGGCGGGCCTTGCCGACCATGTCGAGTTCAAGGTCGGCGACGCCGTCCAGATGATCGGCGCGCTTTCTGAGGGCATCGACTTCGTGCTCGTGGATCTCTGGAAGGACCTTTACCTTCCCTGCCTCGAGGCCTTCTATCCCAAGCTCAATCCGGGCGCGATCATCGTCGCCGACAATATGATCCGACCCGGGGGTGAGGATGTAAGGCGCTACGGCGAAGCCATCCGCGCCAAACTGGGGATCTCAAGCGTGCTGCTGCCGGTCGGCAGCGGACTTGAGGTGAGCCGTTTCGACCGAGGTTGA
- a CDS encoding siderophore-interacting protein, protein MDNNQFKEQTSSPGIERVRHETRRRALTVESVIDITPGMRRIALSGDDLADFTSLAPDDHIKIFVPAADGGEERRDYTPRRYDNAARSLTIDFALHEAGPVTQWAIGARPGDRLEIGGPRGSAVVSKAVTRWLLIGDETALPAIGRRIEESAAGTVITAIAAVTGPLEEQSFETRADLDVHWAHRPLSEATDAAALLKLLSMIDIRPETFVWAAAEASVTRDIRAHLLERGYPLSWIKASGYWVFGKADATEKFG, encoded by the coding sequence ATGGATAACAATCAATTCAAAGAGCAGACTTCATCCCCCGGCATCGAGCGGGTGCGCCACGAGACGCGCCGGCGCGCACTGACGGTCGAAAGCGTCATCGACATCACCCCCGGCATGCGCCGCATCGCATTGAGCGGCGACGATCTCGCCGATTTCACCAGCCTTGCGCCTGACGACCACATCAAGATCTTCGTTCCCGCCGCCGATGGCGGAGAAGAGCGCCGGGATTATACGCCGCGCCGCTATGACAATGCCGCGCGGAGCTTGACCATCGACTTCGCCTTGCACGAGGCAGGTCCGGTCACGCAATGGGCGATCGGCGCACGCCCCGGCGACAGGCTCGAGATCGGCGGGCCAAGAGGCTCTGCCGTGGTCTCGAAGGCGGTGACGCGATGGTTGCTGATCGGCGACGAGACCGCGCTGCCTGCGATCGGCCGCCGCATCGAGGAGAGTGCGGCCGGAACCGTCATCACCGCGATCGCCGCCGTCACCGGCCCCCTGGAAGAGCAGAGCTTCGAAACCCGAGCGGACCTTGATGTCCACTGGGCGCACCGGCCTCTCTCCGAGGCAACCGATGCCGCTGCACTGCTGAAACTGTTGAGCATGATCGACATCAGGCCGGAAACCTTCGTCTGGGCCGCGGCGGAAGCATCGGTGACACGCGATATCCGCGCCCATCTGCTGGAACGGGGCTACCCGCTGAGCTGGATCAAGGCATCCGGCTATTGGGTATTCGGCAAGGCCGATGCGACGGAGAAGTTCGGTTAA
- a CDS encoding MarR family winged helix-turn-helix transcriptional regulator: MATSKTAKQPEMPAPAGPGAERRKLSTFLCFAVYSANLAFGRAYKPVLDALGLTYTQYIAMVALSEEDDQTVSMLGEKLFLESNTLTPILKKLESSGFITRHRDPADERQVRVNLTPAGRDLLDTDPGSVLIDAVGLGDDFPIVQKSVTRLRDNLLRAQAEPQKS; encoded by the coding sequence ATGGCCACCTCCAAAACCGCGAAACAGCCCGAGATGCCTGCACCCGCCGGCCCAGGTGCGGAGCGCCGTAAGCTTTCGACTTTCCTGTGCTTCGCGGTCTATTCGGCCAATCTTGCCTTCGGCCGCGCCTACAAGCCGGTTCTCGACGCACTCGGCCTGACCTATACCCAATACATCGCCATGGTGGCCCTCTCCGAGGAGGACGACCAGACGGTCAGCATGCTGGGGGAAAAACTGTTCCTCGAATCCAACACGCTGACCCCCATTCTCAAGAAGCTGGAGTCCTCGGGCTTTATCACCCGCCATCGCGACCCCGCCGACGAACGGCAGGTGCGCGTGAACCTGACGCCCGCGGGGCGCGATCTTCTCGACACCGATCCCGGCTCAGTCCTGATCGACGCCGTCGGCCTCGGCGACGATTTCCCCATCGTACAGAAATCGGTGACGCGGCTGCGCGACAACTTGCTGCGGGCGCAGGCGGAGCCGCAAAAATCATGA
- a CDS encoding NUDIX hydrolase — translation MPEIAIGALIGNGSVLLARRNSERRTHPDRWSLPGGHVEDGEDAETAMRRELLEEIGVMPQHWLFAGEFVSESPPGASATFHVYHVDRWQGSPRLIGDEHTALRWFTAAEIECETELAPPQIGKILTKLLLQQSGKD, via the coding sequence ATGCCCGAGATCGCAATCGGCGCATTGATCGGGAATGGGAGCGTTCTTCTCGCCAGGCGAAATTCGGAGCGCAGGACGCACCCGGATCGGTGGAGCCTGCCGGGCGGCCATGTCGAAGATGGCGAAGACGCCGAGACGGCAATGCGCCGGGAATTGCTGGAAGAAATCGGCGTGATGCCACAGCACTGGCTGTTTGCCGGAGAGTTCGTTTCGGAAAGCCCGCCCGGGGCATCCGCCACCTTCCATGTCTATCACGTCGACCGATGGCAGGGATCGCCGCGACTTATCGGCGATGAACACACGGCGCTCAGATGGTTTACCGCCGCCGAGATAGAATGCGAAACCGAGCTGGCGCCGCCTCAGATCGGCAAAATACTCACAAAGCTTCTCCTGCAGCAGAGTGGCAAAGATTGA
- a CDS encoding epoxide hydrolase family protein, which translates to MSPPSLPSLTRRELLAATAAAGAISLLAGTPSAQANGEMLSPFSINFPEEALEDLRRRVAATRWPDKETVTDDTQGVRLATIQKLANHWAGDYDWRKMEARLNALPQFVTEIDGLDIHFIHVRSKHENALPIIITHGWPGSIIEQLKIIEPLTDPTAHGGSEADAFDVVIPSLPGYGFSGKPTAPGWNPPRIARAWVVLMQRLGYTKFVAQGGDWGNAVTELMALQEPPGLLAVHTNMAATVPADIAKALAAGGPPPAGLSADEKQAWEQLDDFYKNGLGYAIEMNNRPQTLYGIVDSPVGLAAWMLDHDIRSYQMIARVFDGKPEGLTQDDILDNVTLYWLTNTAISSARLYWDNAHFPSGGFFDPRGIKIPVAVSVFPDEIYAAPRSWAEKAYPKLIHYNRLDKGGHFAAWEQPTAMTAELRTAFRSLRQ; encoded by the coding sequence ATGTCACCGCCATCCCTACCATCGCTCACAAGGCGGGAGCTGCTTGCAGCCACCGCCGCAGCCGGTGCCATCAGCCTGCTTGCCGGAACGCCCAGCGCGCAGGCGAATGGCGAGATGCTCAGCCCCTTCAGCATCAATTTCCCCGAGGAGGCGCTCGAGGACCTGCGCCGACGCGTCGCGGCAACGCGCTGGCCCGATAAGGAGACGGTCACGGACGATACGCAAGGTGTACGGCTGGCGACGATCCAGAAGCTCGCGAACCATTGGGCTGGGGATTACGACTGGCGTAAGATGGAGGCGCGGCTCAATGCGCTGCCGCAATTCGTCACCGAGATCGATGGGCTGGATATTCATTTCATTCACGTCCGCTCCAAGCACGAAAATGCATTGCCTATTATCATCACCCATGGCTGGCCGGGCTCGATTATCGAGCAGCTGAAGATCATCGAGCCGCTCACCGACCCGACAGCGCATGGCGGAAGCGAAGCGGACGCGTTTGATGTGGTGATCCCATCGCTGCCGGGCTACGGTTTCTCCGGTAAGCCGACGGCGCCGGGTTGGAACCCTCCTCGCATCGCCCGTGCCTGGGTGGTGCTGATGCAACGCCTCGGCTACACGAAGTTCGTGGCGCAAGGCGGTGATTGGGGAAACGCGGTCACCGAGCTGATGGCTCTGCAGGAGCCGCCGGGATTGCTTGCCGTCCATACGAACATGGCGGCCACGGTTCCAGCCGATATCGCCAAGGCGCTCGCAGCCGGCGGGCCGCCGCCCGCCGGTCTTTCAGCTGATGAAAAGCAGGCCTGGGAACAGCTCGACGACTTCTACAAGAACGGGCTGGGTTATGCGATCGAGATGAACAACCGGCCGCAGACGCTCTACGGGATCGTCGACTCGCCGGTCGGCCTGGCGGCCTGGATGCTCGACCACGATATTCGCAGCTACCAGATGATCGCCCGCGTTTTCGATGGAAAGCCGGAAGGTCTGACGCAGGACGATATCCTCGACAACGTTACGCTCTACTGGCTGACGAATACCGCAATCTCCTCGGCGCGGCTCTACTGGGATAATGCGCATTTTCCGAGCGGAGGCTTCTTCGATCCCAGAGGCATCAAGATTCCTGTTGCCGTAAGCGTCTTTCCCGACGAGATCTATGCGGCGCCGCGCAGCTGGGCAGAGAAAGCCTATCCGAAACTCATCCACTACAACAGGCTCGACAAGGGCGGCCATTTTGCCGCCTGGGAACAGCCGACGGCTATGACGGCCGAGCTGAGAACGGCGTTCCGGTCGCTGCGCCAGTAA